A DNA window from Delphinus delphis chromosome 6, mDelDel1.2, whole genome shotgun sequence contains the following coding sequences:
- the VLDLR gene encoding very low-density lipoprotein receptor isoform X1, which translates to MGTSARWALWLLLALCWAPRESGTTGAGRKAKCEPSQFQCTNGRCITLLWKCDGDEDCADGSDEKNCVKKTCAESDFVCNNGQCVPSRWQCDGDPDCEDGSDESPEQCHMRTCRISEISCGARSTQCIPVSWRCDGENDCDSGEDEENCGNVTCSPDEFTCSSGRCISRNFVCNGQDDCSDGSDELDCTPPTCGAHEFQCSTSSCIPISWVCDDDADCSDQSDESLEQCGRQPVIHTKCPASEIQCGSGECIHKKWRCDGDPDCKDGSDEVNCPSRTCQPDQFECEDGSCIHGSRQCNGIRDCVDGSDEVNCKNVNQCLGPGKFKCRSGECIDISKVCNQEQDCRDWSDEPLKECHVNECLVNNGGCSHICKDLVIGYECDCAAGFELIDRKTCGDIDECQNPGICSQICINLKGGYKCECSRGYQMDLATGVCKAVGKEPSLIFTNRRDIRKIGLERKEYIQLVEQLRNTVALDADIAAQKLFWADLSQKAIFSASIDDKVGRHVKMIDNVYNPAAIAVDWVYKTIYWTDAASKTISVATLDGTKRKFLFNSDLREPASIAVDPLSGFVYWSDWGEPAKIEKAGMNGFDRRALVTADIQWPNGITLDLIKGRLYWLDSKLHMLSSVDLNGQDRRVVLKSLEFLAHPLALTIFEDRVYWIDGENEAVYGANKFTGSELATLVNNLNDAQDIIVYHALVQPSGKNWCKEDMENGGCEYLCLPAPQINDHSPKYTCSCPNGYRLEDNGRECQSTATTVTHSETKDTNTTEMSPTSGLAPGEINVTTAVSEVSVPPKGTSAAWAILPLLLLAMAAVGGYLMWRNWQHKNMKSMNFDNPVYLKTTEEDLSIDIGRHSASVGHTYPAISVVSTDDDLA; encoded by the exons ATGGGCACGTCCGCGCGCTGGGCGCTCTGGCTGCTGCTCGCGCTGTGCTGGGCGCCCCGGGAGAGCGGCACCACCGGAGCGG GAAGAAAAGCCAAATGTGAACCCTCCCAATTCCAGTGCACAAATGGCCGCTGTATTACGCTGCTGTGGAAATGCGATGGGGATGAAGACTGTGCTGATGGCAGTGACGAAAAGAACTGCG TGAAGAAGACGTGTGCCGAGTCTGACTTTGTGTGCAACAACGGCCAGTGTGTTCCCAGCCGATGGCAGTGTGACGGGGACCCCGACTGCGAAGACGGTTCCGATGAAAGCCCAGAGCAGTGCC ATATGAGAACATGCCGCATAAGTGAAATCAGCTGTGGTGCCCGTTCCACTCAGTGTATCCCAGTGTCCTGGAGATGTGATGGTGAAAATGATTGTGACAGTGGAGAAGATGAAGAAAACTGTG GCAACGTGACGTGCAGCCCTGATGAGTTCACTTGCTCCAGTGGCCGCTGCATCTCCAGGAATTTCGTGTGCAATGGCCAGGATGACTGCAGCGACGGCAGCGACGAGCTTGACTGCACCCCACCCACCTGCGGGGCCCACGAGTTCCAGTGCAGCACCTCCTCTTGCATCCCCATCAGCTGGGTGTGCGATGACGACGCAGACTGCTCAGACCAGTCAGATGAGTCCCTCGAGCAGTGCGGCCGCCAGCCAGTGATCCACACCAAGTGCCCAGCCAGCGAGATCCAGTGCGGCTCTGGCGAGTGCATCCACAAGAAGTGGCGATGTGACGGGGATCCTGATTGCAAGGACGGCAGCGATGAGGTCAACTGTC CTTCCCGAACCTGCCAACCTGACCAGTTTGAGTGCGAGGATGGTAGCTGCATCCACGGCAGCAGGCAGTGCAACGGCATCCGAGACTGCGTCGACGGTTCTGATGAAGTCAACTGCAAAAATG TCAATCAGTGCTTGGGCCCCGGGAAATTCAAGTGCAGAAGCGGGGAATGCATAGATATCAGTAAAGTGTGTAACCAGGAGCAGGACTGCAGGGACTGGAGTGATGAGCCCCTGAAAGAATGTC ATGTAAATGAATGCTTGGTTAATAATGGCGGATGCTCCCATATCTGCAAAGACCTAGTTATAGGCTACGAATGTGACTGTGCAGCTGGGTTTGAACTGATAGATAGGAAAACCTGTGGAG ATATTGACGAATGCCAAAATCCGGGAATCTGCAGTCAAATTTGTATCAACTTAAAAGGCGGTTACAAGTGTGAATGTAGTCGTGGCTATCAAATGGATCTTGCCACTGGCGTGTGCAAGGCAGTAG GCAAAGAGCCAAGTCTGATCTTCACTAATAGACGAGACATCAGGAAGATTGGCTTGGAGAGGAAAGAATATATCCAACTAGTTGAACAGCTAAGAAACACTGTGGCTCTCGATGCTGACATTGCTGCTCAGAAACTATTCTGGGCTGATCTAAGCCAAAAGGCCATCTTCAG TGCCTCAATTGATGACAAGGTTGGTAGACATGTTAAAATGATCGACAATGTCTATAATCCTGCAGCCATTGCTGTTGATTGGGTGTACAAGACCATCTACTGGACTGATGCGGCTTCTAAGACTATTTCAGTAGCTACCCTAGATGGAACCAAGAGGAAGTTCCTGTTTAACTCTGACTTGCGAGAGCCTGCCTCCATAGCTGTGGACCCGTTGTCTGG CTTTGTGTACTGGTCAGACTGGGGTGAACCAGCTAAAATCGAAAAAGCCGGAATGAATGGATTTGATAGACGGGCGCTGGTGACAGCGGACATTCAGTGGCCTAACGGAATTACACTTG ACCTCATAAAGGGCCGCCTCTATTGGCTGGATTCCAAATTGCACATGTTATCCAGTGTGGACTTGAACGGCCAAGATCGCAGGGTGGTCCTAAAGTCTCTGGAATTCCTAGCTCATCCCCTCGCGCTCACAATATTTGAG GATCGTGTCTACTGGATAGATGGGGAAAATGAAGCCGTCTACGGCGCCAATAAATTCACTGGATCGGAGCTGGCCACTCTAGTCAACAACCTTAACGATGCCCAAGACATCATCGTCTATCATGCACTTGTACAGCCATCAG GTAAAAACTGGTGCAAAGAAGACATGGAGAATGGAGGATGTGAATACCTCTGCCTGCCAGCCCCACAGATTAATGAccactctccaaaatatacctgTTCCTGTCCCAATGGCTACCGTCTAGAGGACAATGGCCGAGAATGCCAAA GTACTGCAACTACTGTGACTCACAGTGAGACAAAAGATACCAACACAACAGAAATGTCACCAACTAGTGGACTAGCTCCTGGAG AGATCAATGTGACCACAGCAGTATCGGAGGTCAGTGTTCCCCCAAAAGGGACTTCTGCTGCCTGGGCCATCCTTCCCCTCT TGCTCTTAGCAATGGCAGCAGTAGGTGGCTACTTGATGTGGCGGAACTGGCAACACAAGAACATGAAAAGCATGAACTTTGACAATCCTGTGTACTTGAAGACCACTGAAGAGGACCTGTCAATAGACATTGGTAGACACAGTGCTTCTGTCGGACACACGTACCCAGCA ATATCCGTTGTAAGCACAGACGACGATCTAGCTTGA
- the VLDLR gene encoding very low-density lipoprotein receptor isoform X2, translating to MGTSARWALWLLLALCWAPRESGTTGAGRKAKCEPSQFQCTNGRCITLLWKCDGDEDCADGSDEKNCVKKTCAESDFVCNNGQCVPSRWQCDGDPDCEDGSDESPEQCHMRTCRISEISCGARSTQCIPVSWRCDGENDCDSGEDEENCGNVTCSPDEFTCSSGRCISRNFVCNGQDDCSDGSDELDCTPPTCGAHEFQCSTSSCIPISWVCDDDADCSDQSDESLEQCGRQPVIHTKCPASEIQCGSGECIHKKWRCDGDPDCKDGSDEVNCPSRTCQPDQFECEDGSCIHGSRQCNGIRDCVDGSDEVNCKNVNQCLGPGKFKCRSGECIDISKVCNQEQDCRDWSDEPLKECHVNECLVNNGGCSHICKDLVIGYECDCAAGFELIDRKTCGDIDECQNPGICSQICINLKGGYKCECSRGYQMDLATGVCKAVGKEPSLIFTNRRDIRKIGLERKEYIQLVEQLRNTVALDADIAAQKLFWADLSQKAIFSASIDDKVGRHVKMIDNVYNPAAIAVDWVYKTIYWTDAASKTISVATLDGTKRKFLFNSDLREPASIAVDPLSGFVYWSDWGEPAKIEKAGMNGFDRRALVTADIQWPNGITLDLIKGRLYWLDSKLHMLSSVDLNGQDRRVVLKSLEFLAHPLALTIFEDRVYWIDGENEAVYGANKFTGSELATLVNNLNDAQDIIVYHALVQPSGKNWCKEDMENGGCEYLCLPAPQINDHSPKYTCSCPNGYRLEDNGRECQKINVTTAVSEVSVPPKGTSAAWAILPLLLLAMAAVGGYLMWRNWQHKNMKSMNFDNPVYLKTTEEDLSIDIGRHSASVGHTYPAISVVSTDDDLA from the exons ATGGGCACGTCCGCGCGCTGGGCGCTCTGGCTGCTGCTCGCGCTGTGCTGGGCGCCCCGGGAGAGCGGCACCACCGGAGCGG GAAGAAAAGCCAAATGTGAACCCTCCCAATTCCAGTGCACAAATGGCCGCTGTATTACGCTGCTGTGGAAATGCGATGGGGATGAAGACTGTGCTGATGGCAGTGACGAAAAGAACTGCG TGAAGAAGACGTGTGCCGAGTCTGACTTTGTGTGCAACAACGGCCAGTGTGTTCCCAGCCGATGGCAGTGTGACGGGGACCCCGACTGCGAAGACGGTTCCGATGAAAGCCCAGAGCAGTGCC ATATGAGAACATGCCGCATAAGTGAAATCAGCTGTGGTGCCCGTTCCACTCAGTGTATCCCAGTGTCCTGGAGATGTGATGGTGAAAATGATTGTGACAGTGGAGAAGATGAAGAAAACTGTG GCAACGTGACGTGCAGCCCTGATGAGTTCACTTGCTCCAGTGGCCGCTGCATCTCCAGGAATTTCGTGTGCAATGGCCAGGATGACTGCAGCGACGGCAGCGACGAGCTTGACTGCACCCCACCCACCTGCGGGGCCCACGAGTTCCAGTGCAGCACCTCCTCTTGCATCCCCATCAGCTGGGTGTGCGATGACGACGCAGACTGCTCAGACCAGTCAGATGAGTCCCTCGAGCAGTGCGGCCGCCAGCCAGTGATCCACACCAAGTGCCCAGCCAGCGAGATCCAGTGCGGCTCTGGCGAGTGCATCCACAAGAAGTGGCGATGTGACGGGGATCCTGATTGCAAGGACGGCAGCGATGAGGTCAACTGTC CTTCCCGAACCTGCCAACCTGACCAGTTTGAGTGCGAGGATGGTAGCTGCATCCACGGCAGCAGGCAGTGCAACGGCATCCGAGACTGCGTCGACGGTTCTGATGAAGTCAACTGCAAAAATG TCAATCAGTGCTTGGGCCCCGGGAAATTCAAGTGCAGAAGCGGGGAATGCATAGATATCAGTAAAGTGTGTAACCAGGAGCAGGACTGCAGGGACTGGAGTGATGAGCCCCTGAAAGAATGTC ATGTAAATGAATGCTTGGTTAATAATGGCGGATGCTCCCATATCTGCAAAGACCTAGTTATAGGCTACGAATGTGACTGTGCAGCTGGGTTTGAACTGATAGATAGGAAAACCTGTGGAG ATATTGACGAATGCCAAAATCCGGGAATCTGCAGTCAAATTTGTATCAACTTAAAAGGCGGTTACAAGTGTGAATGTAGTCGTGGCTATCAAATGGATCTTGCCACTGGCGTGTGCAAGGCAGTAG GCAAAGAGCCAAGTCTGATCTTCACTAATAGACGAGACATCAGGAAGATTGGCTTGGAGAGGAAAGAATATATCCAACTAGTTGAACAGCTAAGAAACACTGTGGCTCTCGATGCTGACATTGCTGCTCAGAAACTATTCTGGGCTGATCTAAGCCAAAAGGCCATCTTCAG TGCCTCAATTGATGACAAGGTTGGTAGACATGTTAAAATGATCGACAATGTCTATAATCCTGCAGCCATTGCTGTTGATTGGGTGTACAAGACCATCTACTGGACTGATGCGGCTTCTAAGACTATTTCAGTAGCTACCCTAGATGGAACCAAGAGGAAGTTCCTGTTTAACTCTGACTTGCGAGAGCCTGCCTCCATAGCTGTGGACCCGTTGTCTGG CTTTGTGTACTGGTCAGACTGGGGTGAACCAGCTAAAATCGAAAAAGCCGGAATGAATGGATTTGATAGACGGGCGCTGGTGACAGCGGACATTCAGTGGCCTAACGGAATTACACTTG ACCTCATAAAGGGCCGCCTCTATTGGCTGGATTCCAAATTGCACATGTTATCCAGTGTGGACTTGAACGGCCAAGATCGCAGGGTGGTCCTAAAGTCTCTGGAATTCCTAGCTCATCCCCTCGCGCTCACAATATTTGAG GATCGTGTCTACTGGATAGATGGGGAAAATGAAGCCGTCTACGGCGCCAATAAATTCACTGGATCGGAGCTGGCCACTCTAGTCAACAACCTTAACGATGCCCAAGACATCATCGTCTATCATGCACTTGTACAGCCATCAG GTAAAAACTGGTGCAAAGAAGACATGGAGAATGGAGGATGTGAATACCTCTGCCTGCCAGCCCCACAGATTAATGAccactctccaaaatatacctgTTCCTGTCCCAATGGCTACCGTCTAGAGGACAATGGCCGAGAATGCCAAA AGATCAATGTGACCACAGCAGTATCGGAGGTCAGTGTTCCCCCAAAAGGGACTTCTGCTGCCTGGGCCATCCTTCCCCTCT TGCTCTTAGCAATGGCAGCAGTAGGTGGCTACTTGATGTGGCGGAACTGGCAACACAAGAACATGAAAAGCATGAACTTTGACAATCCTGTGTACTTGAAGACCACTGAAGAGGACCTGTCAATAGACATTGGTAGACACAGTGCTTCTGTCGGACACACGTACCCAGCA ATATCCGTTGTAAGCACAGACGACGATCTAGCTTGA